A stretch of the Vigna radiata var. radiata cultivar VC1973A chromosome 7, Vradiata_ver6, whole genome shotgun sequence genome encodes the following:
- the LOC106766093 gene encoding zinc finger CCCH domain-containing protein 48-like: MSNDHSNILSQALCLPEYPGHVRGMGFGVGHRDYFSSKKRHTHHEHDKLTAQLKDMSERMARMEKXISLQNIDTPNTTEEVNINSGQGSCTLSSISFPEITGITLLPGTNKLYSGSTDGTVQIWDCDKGQCIKVIHFGTEINSLISEGLWIFVGLKNVVKALNTKNDLEFTLDGPKGQIFHMIVGNNILFAGAEDGVITAWRENTEAKSPFELVGSLIGHTKSVVCLTVGRNMLYSGSMDQSIKAWDMDTLQCTMTLNEHTGVVTSLLCWEYYLFSSSSDGTIKIWECKEVGTNLTVXYTHKEKSGIISLFGMHDANRKPILFSSCTDNLVCMYELPSFLERGRLFAKKEITSFELGVDGGLFFTGDGTGLLKIWKWNELPKVTSN, from the exons ATGAGTAAtgatcactccaacattttgaGTCAAGCTTTATGTCTCCCAGAGTATCCAGGTCATGTTAGGGGAATGGGATTTGGAGTCGGTCATAGAGATTATTTCTCGTCCAAAAAGCGTCATACACACCATGAGCATGATAAATTAACTGCCCAATTGAAAGATATGTCAGAAAGAATGGCACGAATGGAAAAGANGATTTCGCTTCAAAACATTGACACACCAAATACTACTGAAGAAGTTAATATTAATAGTGGCCAAGGGAGTTGCACATTGTCATCAATTAGTTTTCCCGAG ATAACTGGAATTACACTTCTACCTGGAACCAACAAACTCTATTCTGGAAGCACTGATGGGACCGTTCAAATATGGGATTGTGATAAAGGTCAATGCATTAAAGTCATACATTTTGGCACAGAGATTAACTCTTTGATAAGTGAGGGGCTATGGATTTTTGTGGGTTTGAAAAATGTTGTCAAG GCTTTGAATACCAAGAACGATTTAGAGTTCACTCTTGATGGACCCAAAGGACAGATCTTTCACATGATTGTTGGAAACAACATCCTTTTTGCCGGGGCAGAG GATGGTGTCATTACTGCTTGGAGAGAAAACACTGAAGCTAAGTCTCCTTTTGAATTGGTTGGCTCACTGATCGGCCATACTAAATCTGTGGTTTGCCTAACTGTTGGGCGTAATATGTTGTACTCAGGATCAATGGACCAAAGCATAAAG GCTTGGGACATGGATACATTACAATGTACAATGACACTCAATGAGCATACTGGTGTAGTCACATCCCTTCTTTGTTGGGAGTATTATTTGTTCTCAAGTTCATCTGATGGCACAATTAAAATCTGGGAATGCAAGGAAGTGGGAACTAATTTGACCGTGNTATATACACACAAGGAGAAAAGT gGTATTATATCACTATTTGGGATGCATGATGCAAATCGCAAGCCAATATTGTTTTCCTCTTGTACAGACAATTTAGTTTGCATGTACGAATTGCCATC ATTTTTAGAGAGGGGTCGTTTGTTTGCTAAGAAAGAGATTACATCATTTGAATTAGGCGTTGATGGAGGACTCTTCTTTACTGGAGATGGGACTGGTTTGCTTAAGATATGGAAATGGAATGAGTTACCTAAGGTNACATCGAATTAA